The Paenibacillus macerans genome includes a window with the following:
- a CDS encoding ABC transporter substrate-binding protein, with product MSRKRMKTASLAAFLTLVVSLTACGGGNGKAADNTSGGPSAEGEGKTRMVMYDWQTSDTAMTRIGEDLAKEFNALPDSAAQIEIQHVPGDPYYPKINAGLAANNGPDVFSLHAAGKMKTYVDAGRLLPLDDAFAADPEWKERFTSGAFNLLSFDGKTYGIPTSFSAAVLFYNKDIFDKYGLKAPATYKELKQVIQVLTDNKVTPFAFGAKEAWTSALFSELVANRIGGDEPFNKIMNGGGTWEDLSYIKTGRIMQELAKLGAFPEGFLGIDNNGMVNLFKNGGAGMMVTGSWAINQLTADDSKVKSAVDIAKFPTFEGGKGDLDTWLGQPSFNLVINAKAKDPDAAIRFLKTWSEDKYQKRIVEEGGDIPATNVQLDPEKVPELSRKLSDQMSTMKGMFIFYDQGLGAQIGDEYNNTIQAILAGQSPEEAFKELQAYTERYRAENK from the coding sequence ATGAGTAGAAAAAGAATGAAAACCGCAAGCCTTGCGGCGTTTCTGACGCTAGTCGTCAGCTTAACCGCCTGCGGCGGCGGAAACGGCAAAGCTGCGGACAATACGAGCGGCGGCCCGTCCGCGGAAGGCGAGGGCAAAACCCGGATGGTGATGTACGACTGGCAGACGAGCGATACGGCCATGACCCGAATCGGCGAGGATTTGGCCAAGGAATTTAATGCGCTGCCCGATTCCGCCGCGCAAATTGAAATTCAGCATGTTCCCGGCGATCCGTATTATCCGAAAATCAATGCCGGACTTGCCGCCAACAACGGGCCGGATGTGTTTTCGCTGCATGCGGCCGGCAAAATGAAAACGTACGTGGATGCAGGACGGCTGTTGCCGCTGGACGATGCTTTCGCGGCCGACCCGGAATGGAAAGAGCGCTTTACATCCGGCGCGTTTAATCTGCTCTCGTTCGACGGCAAAACTTACGGCATACCCACGTCATTTTCGGCGGCGGTGCTGTTTTACAACAAAGATATTTTCGACAAATACGGTCTGAAGGCGCCCGCCACTTACAAGGAGCTGAAACAGGTGATTCAGGTGCTGACGGACAACAAAGTCACGCCGTTTGCTTTCGGTGCCAAGGAAGCGTGGACGAGCGCGTTGTTCAGCGAATTGGTCGCCAACCGGATCGGCGGAGACGAACCGTTTAACAAGATCATGAACGGCGGCGGCACCTGGGAAGACCTGTCCTACATCAAAACCGGGCGTATCATGCAGGAACTGGCCAAGCTCGGTGCTTTTCCCGAAGGCTTCCTCGGCATCGACAACAACGGCATGGTCAATCTGTTCAAAAATGGCGGGGCGGGGATGATGGTCACCGGCAGTTGGGCGATCAACCAGCTTACGGCGGACGATTCCAAAGTGAAAAGTGCCGTGGATATCGCCAAATTCCCGACGTTTGAAGGAGGAAAAGGCGACCTGGACACGTGGCTGGGCCAGCCGTCGTTTAACCTGGTGATCAACGCGAAAGCGAAAGATCCGGACGCGGCCATCCGCTTCCTGAAAACCTGGTCGGAGGACAAATACCAGAAGCGGATCGTCGAGGAAGGCGGGGATATCCCGGCCACCAACGTGCAGCTTGATCCGGAGAAAGTGCCGGAGCTGTCCCGGAAATTAAGCGATCAAATGTCGACGATGAAAGGCATGTTTATTTTCTATGATCAGGGTCTCGGCGCCCAAATCGGGGATGAATACAACAATACGATTCAGGCGATTTTGGCGGGGCAGTCGCCGGAAGAGGCGTTTAAGGAATTGCAGGCATACACCGAGCGTTATCGCGCCGAAAACAAGTAA
- a CDS encoding transposase, which translates to MEVNTGTELQPFSSRFNSEQDCMEALIAMKWPNGFVCPRCAHTRCSYLTSRHIPLFECGKCKHQTSPLVGTIFEGTHLPLLKWFEALDLFLLEGGISALRLSKVIRVAYKTAWSMLHKIRHAVGEFDARELLSGDVKVNSDQYGRNPSRCQVSHPYASAVVAGCTVKDSGEPERVKIRLVPHKRGGEKRANRHDLNTFINGHVDVCTSEVQLFPQAFRLYAPLRKVVREAWESLKSTYGALGLKHLQAYLNEYTGRRRLRLQGGRPGAEETMRQQLLQMCVAIRAIPYRRLIARQPNQPLAAAA; encoded by the coding sequence ATGGAAGTCAATACGGGAACGGAACTTCAGCCATTCAGCAGCCGTTTTAACAGCGAGCAGGACTGCATGGAGGCGCTGATCGCGATGAAGTGGCCAAACGGCTTCGTCTGCCCGCGTTGCGCTCACACCCGGTGCAGCTATCTGACCTCCCGGCATATCCCTTTGTTCGAGTGCGGAAAGTGCAAGCATCAAACATCGCCTTTGGTCGGCACGATTTTTGAAGGAACGCATCTGCCCTTGCTCAAGTGGTTCGAGGCCCTGGATTTATTCCTGCTGGAGGGCGGCATCTCGGCGCTGCGGCTGAGCAAGGTGATCCGGGTCGCCTACAAAACCGCCTGGTCGATGCTGCACAAAATACGTCATGCCGTGGGGGAGTTCGATGCCCGGGAGCTGCTCTCCGGAGACGTGAAGGTGAACAGCGATCAGTATGGGCGTAATCCGTCCCGGTGTCAGGTTTCGCATCCGTACGCCTCGGCGGTCGTAGCCGGCTGCACGGTCAAGGATTCGGGCGAGCCGGAGCGGGTCAAAATCCGCCTGGTGCCGCATAAGCGGGGAGGCGAAAAAAGGGCAAACCGTCACGATCTAAACACGTTTATCAATGGGCATGTGGATGTCTGTACATCGGAGGTGCAGTTGTTCCCTCAGGCCTTTCGGCTGTATGCGCCCTTGCGGAAAGTGGTGAGAGAGGCGTGGGAATCGCTGAAGAGTACGTATGGAGCCTTGGGGCTGAAGCATCTGCAGGCGTACCTAAACGAATACACCGGACGCCGCCGGTTGCGCCTGCAAGGAGGACGGCCCGGAGCGGAAGAAACGATGCGGCAGCAGTTACTGCAAATGTGTGTGGCGATTCGGGCGATCCCTTACCGCCGGCTAATCGCGCGCCAACCGAATCAGCCCCTTGCGGCTGCGGCCTGA
- a CDS encoding carbohydrate ABC transporter permease, with protein sequence MEKVLRNRMSILLFILPALLIYTAVVFVPIVSSVYFSFFRWDVISPMKFIGLDNYTRMFTQDNVFGVGVRNMLLLLAVSLVLQLGLGFVLAVFLSGRLRGKEWFKNVFFTPAVISSVAVGMMWTFIYDPSMGIINALLQAAGLEAWARPWLSEPKTAMWAIAIVTSWQFVGYTMILFIAAIQNISADIFEAARIDGATGWKVVKHITLPLVKPITKVNTILISIGSLKFFDLIFVMTGGGPANRTQVLASYLYYRSFDQSEYGYGDAMAVVLLVMCLVVTVIINKLFRMTDQEN encoded by the coding sequence ATGGAAAAAGTGCTGCGAAACAGAATGTCCATTCTGCTCTTCATTCTCCCGGCTCTGCTGATTTATACCGCCGTCGTTTTTGTTCCGATCGTTTCCTCGGTGTACTTCAGCTTTTTCAGATGGGACGTTATCAGTCCGATGAAATTTATCGGCCTGGATAACTATACGCGGATGTTTACGCAAGACAACGTGTTTGGCGTCGGCGTCCGCAACATGCTGCTGCTGCTCGCGGTCAGCTTGGTGCTGCAGCTCGGTTTGGGGTTCGTTTTGGCCGTTTTTTTGAGCGGCAGGCTGCGGGGCAAGGAATGGTTTAAAAACGTCTTTTTCACCCCGGCGGTCATTTCCAGCGTTGCGGTCGGGATGATGTGGACCTTTATTTACGATCCGTCCATGGGGATTATCAATGCGCTGCTGCAGGCGGCGGGTCTGGAAGCGTGGGCCCGGCCGTGGCTGTCGGAGCCGAAAACGGCGATGTGGGCGATCGCGATCGTTACGTCCTGGCAGTTCGTCGGGTATACGATGATTTTGTTTATCGCGGCGATTCAGAACATTTCCGCCGACATTTTCGAGGCGGCGCGGATCGACGGGGCTACGGGCTGGAAGGTAGTCAAACACATCACGCTGCCGCTGGTCAAGCCGATTACGAAGGTGAACACGATTTTGATTTCGATCGGGTCGCTGAAGTTTTTCGATTTGATTTTTGTGATGACGGGCGGCGGTCCGGCCAACCGCACGCAGGTGCTTGCTTCCTATCTTTATTACCGGTCGTTCGACCAGTCGGAGTACGGTTACGGCGATGCGATGGCCGTCGTTTTGCTGGTCATGTGCCTGGTGGTTACCGTCATCATCAACAAGCTGTTCCGCATGACGGATCAGGAAAACTGA
- a CDS encoding choice-of-anchor I family protein encodes MTKRGSKAVSTLLAAALLVSLAGPGEWAAAAESSAAENSQVTQSAHGSEGAGGDGAGANAPQAEDSAAETNAVQPEAAPAGTDAAGTGGTAGQALLAADDGLGIAAQNLPQAVVGSPYSATIAVYGGEPPYGFAAEGLPNGLVLDAQNGKITGTPAAGTEGTHEIKVTLTDSAAEPSRAEAVLQLTVAAGQKQAPLEDTLQIRKIASYSVGAANEDGGVAEIVKYNKDNGKFYLVNGSSEPPSIDIVPLAEGGTLTREKTVDVKSLVEKNGFTFGDLTSLDINTATKKIAAAVQEADAAKSGKILVLDYDGNLLDEYEAGVQPDMVKYTSDGRYILTADEGEPREAGIDPEGSVTIVDTAQGQIRRVKFDDPSVIDDLVHIRGKADADGMIAGSGAKEDAVFDLEPEYIALSGDETTAYVSLQENNAIAAIDIGKAEVLYVRGLGFKDLSDPNNALDLIEDQIINLENVPFKGMYMPDGIDAYTVGGKTYLFTANEGDGTEWPGRTNVTKIKKLKGLDPDSQAGRFLQENGSRYGEVETASDMGPDGVYLYGARSFSVWDADTMQQVYDSGNDFERVTAERLPDYFNSNHSKANFDKRSPKKGPEPEYVTVGQVGSKAFAFTGLERIGGVMVYDVTDPEKPVFANYTNTRDFNAGLNTDTGPEGLEFVPAVESPTGLPLLLVANEVSGTVAALELQVTKVSLDKTSLTLTAGGAAEKLTATVTPAGGSAGSGGKVVWSTSDSSVAAVDADGTVTPAAAGQAVITALSEDGSGVAEAQVTVRPAQDGGDTWKLTVMHTNDTHAHLDDVARRATLVKQIRAEGGDSLLLDAGDVFSGDLYFTKWQGLSDLEFMNYMGYDAMTFGNHEFDKGTRVLADFIKKARFPLVSSNIAFSKDSNIAPLLKSPANIDVSAPKTTEHAGVYPYVVLEVGGHKVGVFGLTTEDTAYTSSPGKDVTFNEAVQAAEATVAAMQRDGLNIIIGLSHLGYARDQKLAAEVEGIDLIVGGHTHTKLDAPEIVTDSVHQTPTVIVQANEWGKYLGRSDLVFDEQGRVLTGPGQTSGSLVPVNGQVAEDAAAKAMLDPLKAELEELKKQVIGTAAVVLDGERANVRSKETNLGNLIADGMLAKAQQLKGTQIAIMNGGGIRASIDQGEITMGELRTVMPFGNTLYVLDVTGKQLKDGLENGISGAKLTDLPGKFPQIAGMKFKWDPAQPAGSRVFDVQIKQGGAYVPLNLSSTYRLATNSFVANGGDGYSSFAEAIAAGAYHEDLGYPDYEIFIENIGRLGGTVSPVVDGRIVERAKPSGGSGGNGGGSGGSGGSGGSGGKGSSGSGGAPTPGTATPSGESASGNAAYELVGDMLQVEVVRSADGQTVNQVSVKPEVLKNVLAAAASSSRGELVVKLTDLEGGTVISLPADTLLSVNKDGAVNGNVTLAIRTALASYRIPLQAIISGSSGFIGTGASSSSGAGASIRISILSAKTSEQAEIAKAAANQGVTLTGSATIGFKVLLLTADGQEREITDFGNTYLSRTISLPGGVDSGLVAAVMYNEAAGKLVFVPAVKVMADGKPALELKRPGNSLYTLVSGRKRQFTDVNGHWAEQAIGKLASKLLVEGVSETRFEPGREMTRAEFTALLVRGLGLTPAQEANVFSDVGAGNSLAAEIAAAVEFGLVTPDATGAFKPNERITRAEMAVMVAKAMRLVKNGNEGTDGGGSAGTSTDTALLARFTDRPAIPDWAAADVARLVEQGIMQGDNRGTFAPNGHTTRAQAALLLMRMLQALQFID; translated from the coding sequence TTGACGAAAAGAGGTTCAAAAGCGGTTTCAACACTTTTGGCTGCGGCGTTACTCGTCAGCTTGGCAGGTCCGGGCGAATGGGCGGCCGCTGCGGAAAGCTCTGCCGCGGAAAACTCTCAGGTGACGCAGTCGGCCCACGGCTCGGAGGGAGCAGGAGGGGATGGGGCGGGTGCAAACGCCCCCCAAGCGGAGGATAGCGCCGCCGAAACAAACGCCGTCCAACCTGAAGCTGCCCCCGCCGGTACGGATGCGGCCGGGACCGGCGGCACCGCCGGCCAGGCCCTGCTTGCTGCGGATGACGGGCTCGGTATTGCCGCGCAAAATTTGCCGCAAGCCGTTGTCGGCTCGCCATATTCGGCGACGATCGCCGTTTACGGCGGTGAGCCGCCTTATGGCTTTGCGGCGGAAGGGCTTCCGAACGGGCTCGTTTTGGATGCTCAAAACGGGAAGATAACGGGAACCCCTGCTGCCGGCACGGAAGGCACCCATGAAATTAAAGTAACCTTGACGGACAGCGCGGCCGAACCTAGCCGGGCAGAAGCGGTTCTGCAGTTGACGGTTGCCGCCGGCCAGAAGCAGGCCCCCCTGGAGGACACGCTGCAGATCCGAAAAATCGCTTCTTATTCCGTGGGGGCTGCAAACGAGGACGGCGGTGTCGCCGAAATCGTCAAATACAACAAGGACAACGGAAAGTTTTATCTGGTAAACGGGTCGTCCGAACCGCCGAGCATCGATATCGTTCCGCTGGCGGAAGGCGGCACGCTGACAAGGGAGAAAACGGTCGATGTCAAAAGCCTCGTTGAGAAGAACGGTTTTACATTCGGCGATTTGACGAGCCTTGACATTAACACGGCCACGAAAAAGATCGCCGCCGCCGTGCAGGAAGCCGATGCGGCCAAAAGCGGCAAAATCCTCGTGCTCGATTATGACGGGAATTTGCTGGATGAATACGAAGCCGGCGTTCAGCCCGACATGGTCAAGTATACCTCGGACGGCCGGTACATTTTGACGGCGGACGAGGGCGAGCCGCGCGAAGCCGGGATCGACCCCGAAGGCAGCGTTACGATCGTCGATACGGCGCAGGGGCAAATCCGCCGCGTGAAGTTCGACGATCCGTCCGTGATCGATGATCTGGTGCATATCCGGGGCAAGGCCGACGCCGATGGCATGATTGCCGGCAGCGGCGCCAAGGAAGACGCCGTCTTCGACCTGGAGCCCGAATATATCGCGCTCTCCGGCGACGAGACTACGGCATACGTATCCTTGCAGGAGAACAACGCGATTGCCGCGATCGATATCGGCAAAGCGGAGGTTCTTTACGTTCGCGGGCTTGGGTTTAAGGATTTGAGCGACCCGAACAACGCTTTGGACCTGATTGAAGACCAAATCATCAATCTGGAAAACGTGCCGTTCAAAGGGATGTACATGCCGGACGGCATCGATGCCTACACGGTAGGCGGAAAAACATATTTGTTCACGGCCAACGAAGGCGACGGAACCGAATGGCCGGGGCGCACCAACGTAACTAAAATCAAAAAGCTGAAGGGGCTGGATCCGGACTCGCAAGCGGGACGCTTTTTACAAGAAAACGGTTCGCGTTACGGCGAGGTGGAAACGGCCAGCGATATGGGCCCGGACGGGGTCTATCTATATGGAGCACGCTCGTTTTCGGTGTGGGATGCCGACACCATGCAGCAGGTATACGATAGCGGGAACGATTTTGAACGGGTGACGGCCGAGCGGCTGCCGGACTATTTTAACTCCAACCACAGCAAAGCGAATTTCGATAAACGGAGTCCGAAAAAAGGCCCCGAGCCCGAATACGTTACCGTCGGCCAAGTCGGGAGCAAAGCATTTGCTTTTACCGGGCTTGAGCGAATCGGCGGGGTGATGGTTTACGACGTGACCGATCCGGAAAAACCGGTCTTCGCCAACTACACGAATACGCGCGACTTTAACGCGGGGCTGAATACGGATACCGGGCCGGAGGGGCTGGAGTTTGTGCCGGCTGTTGAAAGCCCGACGGGGCTGCCATTGCTGCTGGTCGCCAACGAAGTAAGCGGCACGGTAGCGGCTTTGGAGCTGCAGGTGACGAAGGTGAGCCTGGATAAAACCTCGCTGACACTCACCGCAGGCGGCGCGGCGGAAAAATTGACGGCAACGGTGACGCCGGCCGGCGGTTCGGCAGGCAGCGGGGGAAAGGTCGTTTGGTCGACTTCCGATTCATCCGTCGCTGCCGTTGACGCGGACGGAACCGTTACGCCGGCGGCAGCCGGGCAGGCCGTAATTACCGCGTTAAGCGAAGACGGCTCCGGCGTGGCCGAAGCTCAGGTGACGGTACGGCCCGCGCAGGATGGCGGGGACACCTGGAAGCTGACGGTGATGCACACGAATGACACGCATGCGCATTTGGACGATGTGGCCAGACGCGCCACGCTGGTGAAGCAAATCCGCGCCGAGGGCGGCGACAGCTTGCTGCTGGACGCCGGGGATGTTTTTTCCGGGGATTTGTATTTCACCAAATGGCAGGGCCTAAGTGATCTTGAATTTATGAATTACATGGGATATGACGCCATGACTTTCGGCAACCATGAGTTCGATAAAGGTACGAGGGTGCTGGCCGATTTCATCAAAAAAGCCCGGTTTCCGCTGGTCAGCTCCAATATCGCTTTCAGTAAGGACAGCAACATCGCGCCGCTCCTGAAATCGCCGGCCAACATTGACGTCAGCGCGCCGAAAACGACGGAGCACGCGGGCGTTTATCCTTATGTCGTTCTTGAAGTAGGGGGCCACAAGGTCGGGGTGTTCGGCCTGACGACGGAAGATACGGCTTATACGTCCAGCCCGGGCAAGGACGTGACGTTCAACGAAGCGGTTCAAGCCGCTGAAGCGACCGTCGCCGCCATGCAGCGGGACGGACTGAATATCATCATCGGCCTCTCGCATCTCGGGTACGCACGGGATCAGAAGCTGGCCGCCGAAGTTGAAGGCATCGATTTGATCGTTGGCGGTCATACGCATACGAAGCTGGACGCGCCGGAAATTGTCACCGACAGCGTCCATCAAACGCCGACCGTCATCGTTCAGGCAAACGAATGGGGCAAGTACCTCGGCCGGTCAGACCTGGTGTTCGATGAGCAAGGCCGGGTTTTGACGGGTCCCGGACAAACGTCGGGCAGCCTGGTTCCGGTGAACGGCCAGGTTGCCGAAGACGCCGCAGCGAAGGCGATGCTTGATCCTCTCAAGGCGGAGCTCGAAGAATTGAAGAAGCAGGTGATCGGAACGGCGGCGGTCGTTCTTGACGGTGAACGTGCCAATGTGCGTTCTAAGGAAACGAACCTGGGCAATCTGATCGCCGACGGCATGCTGGCCAAAGCGCAGCAGCTCAAAGGAACGCAAATCGCCATTATGAACGGCGGCGGAATACGCGCCTCCATCGACCAAGGCGAGATCACGATGGGCGAACTGCGGACGGTGATGCCGTTCGGCAATACGCTGTACGTGCTGGACGTCACCGGGAAGCAGTTGAAGGATGGATTGGAAAACGGAATCAGCGGAGCCAAGTTGACCGACCTTCCGGGAAAATTCCCGCAAATCGCCGGCATGAAGTTTAAGTGGGATCCCGCCCAGCCGGCAGGAAGCCGTGTTTTTGACGTACAAATCAAGCAAGGCGGCGCTTATGTTCCGTTAAATCTGTCTTCCACTTACCGGCTTGCGACCAACAGCTTCGTGGCGAACGGCGGGGACGGCTACAGCTCCTTCGCCGAAGCGATCGCCGCCGGGGCTTACCACGAGGATCTGGGGTATCCCGATTACGAGATTTTTATCGAGAATATCGGGCGGCTGGGTGGTACGGTCTCTCCGGTCGTGGATGGCCGGATCGTCGAGCGGGCGAAGCCAAGCGGCGGCAGCGGCGGTAACGGCGGCGGCAGTGGTGGTAGCGGCGGCAGTGGCGGCAGTGGCGGGAAGGGTTCGTCAGGATCCGGAGGGGCGCCCACCCCGGGAACGGCTACTCCGTCCGGGGAATCCGCCTCCGGAAATGCGGCGTATGAGCTTGTGGGCGATATGCTGCAGGTTGAAGTTGTCCGCAGCGCCGACGGCCAGACGGTGAATCAGGTCTCCGTCAAGCCTGAGGTGTTGAAGAACGTACTAGCGGCAGCCGCCTCAAGCAGCCGGGGCGAACTGGTGGTGAAGCTGACGGACCTCGAGGGGGGAACCGTGATTTCCCTGCCTGCGGATACGCTCCTTTCGGTTAATAAAGACGGGGCTGTAAACGGGAATGTAACGCTGGCCATTCGTACCGCGCTGGCAAGCTATAGAATCCCGCTTCAGGCGATCATTTCGGGTAGTTCCGGTTTCATCGGCACCGGCGCATCAAGTTCATCCGGGGCGGGTGCATCCATACGAATTTCCATTTTATCGGCCAAAACGTCCGAACAGGCGGAGATCGCCAAGGCCGCCGCGAATCAGGGAGTAACCCTTACGGGCTCTGCGACAATCGGGTTCAAAGTGCTGCTTCTTACTGCGGACGGTCAGGAGCGGGAAATCACGGATTTCGGGAACACGTACCTCAGCCGAACGATCTCGCTGCCGGGCGGAGTCGATAGTGGTTTGGTAGCAGCGGTTATGTACAATGAAGCGGCCGGAAAACTGGTTTTCGTTCCCGCAGTCAAGGTTATGGCGGATGGCAAACCTGCTTTAGAGCTGAAGCGTCCGGGCAATAGCTTGTATACACTGGTCAGCGGCAGAAAACGGCAGTTTACCGACGTAAACGGGCATTGGGCGGAGCAAGCCATCGGCAAGCTGGCCTCCAAGCTGCTTGTGGAAGGCGTGAGCGAAACCCGCTTCGAGCCCGGACGGGAAATGACGAGAGCGGAATTTACGGCGCTGCTGGTTCGCGGGCTGGGGTTGACTCCGGCGCAAGAGGCGAACGTATTCAGCGATGTAGGGGCGGGAAATAGTCTCGCCGCTGAAATCGCGGCCGCGGTCGAATTCGGTCTCGTTACTCCGGATGCAACCGGCGCGTTTAAACCGAATGAACGCATTACCCGGGCGGAGATGGCCGTAATGGTTGCGAAAGCGATGCGGCTGGTTAAGAACGGAAATGAGGGTACAGATGGCGGGGGTTCTGCCGGAACAAGCACCGATACCGCTTTGCTGGCCCGTTTCACGGACCGTCCGGCGATCCCGGATTGGGCCGCGGCAGACGTGGCCCGGCTGGTTGAGCAAGGGATCATGCAGGGCGATAATCGCGGAACTTTTGCCCCGAACGGACATACCACCCGGGCTCAGGCGGCCCTCCTGCTGATGCGGATGCTGCAGGCGCTGCAGTTTATCGATTAA
- a CDS encoding carbohydrate ABC transporter permease gives MMLNDIGRHPLKMVLIYIFLGIGSLFYLYPLLWLVLNSLKHTPQIYENPWGFPEQFIWSNYSDAWTTGGTGKYLFNSVVITAVTLLIVVVVSSMAAYALAKLRWKASKLTLGYFLIGMMVPIHATLIPLFVYFSKIGMINSQAGLIIIYAAFALPAAILILCGFLGAIPNELMEAAVIDGCSVYGMFWRIILPVAKSALMTIVIFSFVSIWNELLVALVFISDPLKMTLPVGLSNFKDQYTTDYAPMFAAILMATIPTITVCAIFSKRIMSGMAEGAIKG, from the coding sequence ATGATGCTAAACGACATCGGCCGGCACCCTCTGAAAATGGTGCTGATCTACATTTTTCTTGGCATAGGAAGTTTGTTTTACCTTTATCCCCTGCTGTGGCTGGTTTTGAATTCTTTAAAACATACGCCGCAAATCTATGAAAATCCGTGGGGCTTTCCGGAGCAGTTCATCTGGAGCAACTACTCGGACGCCTGGACGACCGGGGGAACGGGAAAATATTTGTTCAACTCCGTGGTCATTACGGCCGTTACTTTGCTGATCGTGGTCGTGGTTAGCTCCATGGCGGCGTATGCGCTGGCCAAATTGCGCTGGAAAGCCTCGAAACTTACGTTAGGGTATTTTTTGATCGGGATGATGGTGCCGATTCACGCCACCCTGATTCCGCTATTCGTCTATTTCTCCAAAATCGGGATGATCAATTCGCAAGCCGGCCTGATCATTATTTACGCCGCGTTTGCGCTGCCCGCCGCGATTTTGATTTTATGCGGCTTCCTTGGAGCGATTCCGAACGAGCTGATGGAAGCCGCCGTGATCGACGGATGCTCCGTTTACGGGATGTTTTGGCGGATCATTTTGCCGGTGGCCAAATCGGCGCTGATGACGATCGTCATCTTCAGCTTCGTCAGCATCTGGAATGAGCTGCTCGTGGCGCTCGTTTTTATATCGGACCCGTTGAAAATGACGCTGCCGGTCGGCCTGTCCAACTTCAAGGACCAGTATACGACCGATTATGCCCCGATGTTTGCGGCGATTCTGATGGCGACGATCCCGACGATTACCGTCTGCGCCATTTTCAGCAAGCGGATTATGTCCGGAATGGCGGAAGGCGCGATCAAGGGGTAG